One genomic region from Streptomyces sp. NBC_00457 encodes:
- a CDS encoding FKBP-type peptidyl-prolyl cis-trans isomerase: MRRRSLLIAVPAGLVTLAGCGDDDSADSAQASDSASPSASASSAPPPKLVDGPLPAITAGTKFEEKPTVAKGSGDPSKDLAVKTLIAGSGRTVAENDYVLAHYVGQIWDTAKVFDNSYDRKAPAFFQLAPNSIIDGWRYALPGKKVGSRVQMAIPPTWGYGTQGNPQAGIKGTDTLVFVVDVQDTFNGKSSAKGSTVAQDNIDLPKVSANTDGKAPSIEMPKSDAPKKLVANYVIEGDGAEVAAQDTVLVQYKGVVWDGGKEFDSTYSRKSLTSFSLQQVVKGWAQGLTGKKVGSRVLIVIPPDLGYGDNPPAGSGIEKDSTLVFSVDILAKM, encoded by the coding sequence GTGCGCCGACGCTCACTGCTCATCGCTGTTCCCGCTGGACTGGTCACGCTCGCCGGATGCGGCGACGACGACTCGGCCGACTCGGCCCAGGCCTCCGACAGCGCGTCGCCCTCGGCCTCGGCATCCTCGGCGCCGCCACCGAAGCTGGTCGACGGCCCGCTGCCGGCGATCACGGCGGGCACGAAGTTCGAAGAGAAGCCGACCGTCGCCAAGGGCAGCGGGGACCCGTCGAAGGACCTCGCGGTGAAGACGCTCATCGCCGGCAGCGGCCGGACCGTCGCGGAGAACGACTATGTCCTGGCCCACTATGTGGGTCAGATCTGGGACACGGCGAAGGTCTTCGACAACTCCTACGACCGCAAGGCCCCGGCGTTCTTCCAGCTGGCCCCGAACAGCATCATCGACGGCTGGCGGTACGCGCTGCCCGGCAAGAAGGTCGGCAGCCGGGTCCAGATGGCCATCCCCCCGACATGGGGGTACGGCACGCAGGGCAATCCGCAGGCGGGCATCAAGGGCACCGACACGCTGGTGTTCGTGGTCGACGTGCAGGACACGTTCAACGGGAAGAGCTCCGCCAAGGGCAGCACGGTCGCGCAGGACAACATCGACCTGCCCAAGGTGAGCGCCAACACCGACGGCAAGGCGCCCTCCATCGAGATGCCCAAGTCCGATGCGCCGAAGAAGCTGGTGGCGAACTACGTCATCGAGGGCGACGGCGCCGAGGTCGCCGCCCAGGACACCGTGCTGGTGCAGTACAAGGGCGTGGTGTGGGACGGCGGCAAGGAGTTCGACTCGACGTACAGCCGCAAGTCGCTCACGTCGTTCTCGCTGCAGCAGGTCGTCAAGGGCTGGGCGCAGGGCCTGACGGGCAAGAAGGTCGGCAGCCGGGTACTGATCGTGATCCCGCCGGACCTGGGGTACGGCGACAACCCGCCGGCCGGCAGCGGTATCGAGAAGGACTCCACGCTGGTCTTCTCGGTGGACATCCTGGCGAAGATGTGA
- a CDS encoding FKBP-type peptidyl-prolyl cis-trans isomerase, translating to MSIDKPEIDFPGGEPPADLEIKDIWEGDGAVAQAGQTVTVHYVGVAFSTGEEFDASWNRGTPFRFPLGGGRVIKGWDQGVQGMKVGGRRQLTIPAHLAYGNQSPTPAIKPGETLIFVVDLLGV from the coding sequence GTGAGCATCGACAAGCCCGAGATCGACTTCCCGGGCGGCGAGCCCCCGGCGGACCTGGAGATCAAGGACATCTGGGAGGGCGACGGCGCGGTGGCGCAGGCGGGTCAGACCGTCACCGTCCACTACGTGGGTGTCGCTTTCAGCACAGGCGAGGAGTTCGACGCCAGCTGGAACCGTGGCACGCCCTTCCGTTTCCCGCTGGGCGGCGGCCGGGTCATCAAGGGTTGGGACCAGGGCGTGCAGGGCATGAAGGTCGGCGGCCGGCGTCAGCTGACCATCCCGGCCCACCTCGCCTACGGGAACCAGAGCCCCACCCCGGCGATCAAGCCCGGTGAGACGCTGATCTTCGTGGTCGACCTCCTCGGGGTCTGA